The sequence GGTGGGCGCCCGCCGCATGGCCCGCTCGAAGTCGGTGCGCAGTCGGCGGCGCCGGGCTTCGGAGAGGACGGACTCGAGCTCGTCGAGCAGCTGGTCCTCGGCGCGGGCGTGGGCGATGGCCAGATCGGTCAGGTCGGCGCGCAGCTCGGCCAGGCCGCGGCCCGGCCGGTTCAGGTCCCCCTGGACGTACTGCTCTATCCCGCGCATCACCGCCGCCGCCTCGCGCGCCAGCCCGCGCAGCGCCGCCGTCCGGGCCCGCCCACGCGGGACGAGTCGGGCCGCCTGCGGGTACACGACGCTCTCCATGACGCTCAGGTGGGCGCTGAAGGCCGCGACCGCCACGTCACTGGCGTGCAGGGTCTGCCGGGGGTCCGCGGGGAGCACCTGGGCCCGGCCCGCGAGGTCGAGGAGATCACTGGCATCCCGGTGCGCCGCGTGGACCAGACCGGCCAGGGAACGGCCCCGGCCCTCCGGATCGCCGCGCGTGCCGCGCTCGCCCTGATCGTCGTGGCCGTTCCGAGCGTCGTGACTGCCCTGATCGTTGTGGTCGCTGTGGTCCGTTCTGCTGCTGTCGGCCATTGCAGACCTCCCGTGGCACCAGGCTACGCCGACGCGTATCCGACCGCATCACGCCGCTTACACATCCAGCGGCTGTCGTCCACCCGAATCACACATTTTTCCCAGTCCTTACAAGACCATGCCTACGGTACGGAGGGTTTCGGCTACTGTTCAGTACATGCTCGGCAGCGTCGCCCCCACCCCACTGAGCGAGGCGATCATCGCCGCCCGTTCGCGGCTCGGCCACGCTCGCAGTCTTCTCATCCGCCAGGAGCTCCCACCTCTGGGCCACCTGATCGTGCGCCACCGGATGTCCGTCCCCGGTGGCGTGGAGGCGCTGTGGGCCATCGTGTCGTCCTGGCCGGACATCCACTCGATCCGCGGCCGGAGCCTCAACGACGGTGCCCATCCCGCGCTGCTCCACGTCCGGATGGGCAGCCCCGTCGTCATCCCGGCCGCGGCGGTGATCGACTGGGCCATCATCGGCGACAACGGCCAGATCAGGGAAGGCGGCTGGACCAGGGGGCTCGACGCCTCCACCGCCGCTCTCCCGCGCTGACCGCCCGGCTCCCCCGGCTCCCGGTCTCCCCTGGCGACCGCCCGCGGGGCAACGGCCCCCGGCACCGGCCGCGTCAGTCGCCCCAGCCGGTGATCTCCACACCGCGGGGGTGCTCGAGCCGGTAGGACAGCGTGATCTCGCGGTTCGAGCCCGGCTCGAGTTCCAGCTCCCAGGTCAGCAGCCCCAGATCGGTGTGCTCGGCGGCGGCGGGAGTGGCCTCGACCTCCTTGACCTGGATGTTCTCGTGCCGGGAGACCGGCACCTGGTCGCGCACGGTGACCCGGGCCCGCAGTGGCGCGTGGTTGGTGACGGTCGTGCGGTGGACGACGTCCGTCCGCCGGGTGTTGCCGACCACCCGCCGGCCGGTGACCCGGCTGACCAGCTCGCGCTCCACCCTGACGCGGTCGTCCACCCCCAGCCGGAGCTCCAGCTCCCCCCCGGGCGGGACGAGCCGCAGGCGCGTGGTGCCGACGAACTCCGGGCCGTGGAAGATCGACGCCTTACCCGCCGGCAACGTGTGCGGCGAGGTGTTCACGACCGCGGCGCGCAGCAGGGCCTCGGCGGCGAGCCTGGGCACGGTGACGTGGTCGAGGACCGCGTCAAGCTCGATCACGGCCACGGTGGTGCGGTGCGGGTCCCCGTCGGCGGGTACCGCCACCGGCCGCGGCGGGCGGTAGGTCGACGCGGGACCGGCCGACTCCAGCGTGGCCTCGGCGGCGACCATCGGCGGCGCGGCCGGTGCCGGCGCCGCCATCGCCGCCGGCATGAAGGTCGTTTCGCCGCCGCCGCCGGCCAGGCCTTCGGCGGACGCCCTCGCCTTGGAACGCCCCCGGGCAAGGACCCGCGGGCGGGCGATGTCGACGTACCGCGGGCTCAGCTCGGGCAGGTCCACGCCGCTGGACGGACGGGCCGTGGACAGCAGCAGGTCCGTCACGGGCCAGTCCTCGCCCGTCCGCTGGCTGATCATCGCGAACCAGGTGAGGGTGACCCGCTCGCCGTCCAGTCGGGCGTCGTAGCCGGATCTCCAGGAAGCGGAACGGACCAGGTAGGAGACCTCCAGGTCCACCGGTGAGACCGTCCCGGCGGCTGCCGGGCCGCCGGCCGGGCGCTCCGGACTCTCCGACGGGTCGTCGGCCGGGCTGTCCGACGGGTCACCGGTGGCCGTCGACGGCTCGAGGTCGACGATGATCGCGCGGGTGTCCGGCTCGGGCCGCGCCTGGCGGGCTTCGATGACCCGGCCGAGCACGGCCAGCTCCCGCTCCGTCTCCTGCCGCAGCTCGGCGAGCGCCCGCCGGCGGGCGTGGACGGCCGACATCTGCGCCGCGAGCGCGTCGCCGACGGTGATCAGCCGGGCGGCGGCGTCCCCCGGCCCGTCAGAACCGCCTCCGCTCCCCTGGCGGTCGGTGCCCTCGTGGGCCCAGCCGCGGGCGAGCGCGCCG comes from Parafrankia discariae and encodes:
- a CDS encoding hemerythrin domain-containing protein, whose protein sequence is MADSSRTDHSDHNDQGSHDARNGHDDQGERGTRGDPEGRGRSLAGLVHAAHRDASDLLDLAGRAQVLPADPRQTLHASDVAVAAFSAHLSVMESVVYPQAARLVPRGRARTAALRGLAREAAAVMRGIEQYVQGDLNRPGRGLAELRADLTDLAIAHARAEDQLLDELESVLSEARRRRLRTDFERAMRRAPTRPHPHLGHGSSRSSRLAARAAGHWDHLLDTMDARAVAGRPIRAPAPAGLWGWYLLGRPTADQPPREPIRHAGTTVP
- a CDS encoding DUF4139 domain-containing protein; protein product: MMSRADGTPDIPAAPAGEPTGRPAGAPPALILDAPISAVVVYPTAARVTRRGRFDVATLGSQSGRVEVTLGGLPLELDEDSVRVSGTGSARVIGVRVVSQARATPDAGALADLRARQAELRARLAEIGDEDETERARRSFLDVAARVGAGALARGWAHEGTDRQGSGGGSDGPGDAAARLITVGDALAAQMSAVHARRRALAELRQETERELAVLGRVIEARQARPEPDTRAIIVDLEPSTATGDPSDSPADDPSESPERPAGGPAAAGTVSPVDLEVSYLVRSASWRSGYDARLDGERVTLTWFAMISQRTGEDWPVTDLLLSTARPSSGVDLPELSPRYVDIARPRVLARGRSKARASAEGLAGGGGETTFMPAAMAAPAPAAPPMVAAEATLESAGPASTYRPPRPVAVPADGDPHRTTVAVIELDAVLDHVTVPRLAAEALLRAAVVNTSPHTLPAGKASIFHGPEFVGTTRLRLVPPGGELELRLGVDDRVRVERELVSRVTGRRVVGNTRRTDVVHRTTVTNHAPLRARVTVRDQVPVSRHENIQVKEVEATPAAAEHTDLGLLTWELELEPGSNREITLSYRLEHPRGVEITGWGD